One genomic window of Peromyscus maniculatus bairdii isolate BWxNUB_F1_BW_parent chromosome 2, HU_Pman_BW_mat_3.1, whole genome shotgun sequence includes the following:
- the LOC102909569 gene encoding interferon alpha-12-like, translating to MARPCALLTFLVVMHFWSSCCLGCDLPQTHHLRSKRFSTILAQMRRLSPLSCLKDRMDFAFPLEKVDAQQIQKAQAIPVLQELTQQVLILFSSKDSSAAWETSLLDTFCTDLHHQLKDLQACLMEQGGVQEPSLSQEDSLVAVRNYFHRITLYLKEKKHSPCAWEVVRAEVRRALSSSAKLLAGLTEEKE from the coding sequence ATGGCCAGGCCCTGTGCTCTCCTGACATTCCTGGTGGTGATGCACTTCTGGTCAAGCTGCTGTCTGGGATGTGACCTGCCTCAGACTCATCACCTCAGGAGCAAGAGATTCTCCACAATCCTGGCACAAATGAGGagactctcccctctctcctgcctcaaggaCAGAATGGACTTTGCATTCCCTCTGGAGAAGGTGGATGCCCAGCAGATCCAGAAGGCCCAAGCCATCCCTGTCCTGCAGGAGCTGACCCAGCAGGTCCTAATCCTCTTCAGCTCAAAGGACTCATCTGCTGCTTGGGAGACAAGCCTCCTAGACACATTCTGCACTGACCTCCACCACCAGCTCAAAGACCTGCAAGCCTGTCTGATGGAGCAGGGTGGGGTGCAGGAACCTTCCCTGAGCCAGGAAGACTCCCTGGTGGCTGTGAGAAATTACTTCCACAGGATCACTCTCTacctgaaggagaagaaacacagcccCTGTGCCTGGGAAGTGGTCAGAGCAGAAGTCAGGAGAgccctgtcttcctcagccaAGCTGCTGGCAGGACTGACTGAGGAGAAGGAATAA
- the LOC102921402 gene encoding interferon alpha-12-like: MARPCALLTFLVVMHYQSSCCLGCDLPQTHHLRNKRASTLLAQIRRLSPLSCLKDRMDFAFPLEKVDAQQIQKAQPIQVLGELIQQVLTLFTSNESSAAWETSLLNTFCDELHQLLNDLQDCLMEQVEVQEPSLSQEDSMVALRNYFHRITVYLKEKKHSPCAWEVVRAEVRRALSSSANLLARLTEKKK; this comes from the coding sequence ATGGCCAGGCCCTGTGCTCTCCTGACATTCCTGGTGGTGATGCACTACCAGTCAAGCTGCTGTCTGGGATGTGACCTGCCTCAGACTCATCACCTCAGGAACAAGAGAGCCTCCACACTCCTGGCACAAATAAGGagactctcccctctctcctgcctgaaGGACAGAATGGACTTTGCATTCCCTTTGGAGAAGGTGGATGCCCAGCAGATCCAAAAGGCTCAACCCATCCAGGTCCTGGGTGAGTTGATCCAACAGGTCCTGACCCTCTTCACCTCCAATGAATCATCTGCTGCTTGGGAGACAAGCCTCTTAAACACCTTCTGTGATGAGCTCCACCAGCTGCTCAATGACCTGCAAGACTGTCTCATGGAGCAGGTGGAGGTGCAGGAGCCATCCCTGAGCCAGGAAGACTCCATGGTGGCTCTGAGGAACTACTTCCACAGGATCACTGTCTacctgaaggagaagaaacacagcccctgtgcctgggaggtggtcagagcagaagtcaggagagccctgtcttcctcagccaACCTGCTGGCAAGATTAACTGAGAAGAAGAAGTAA